In the genome of Halobacterium noricense, one region contains:
- a CDS encoding MarR family transcriptional regulator, with protein MSTTSMDDTTAEAIEDLPPSAKLVAKVLEHNDTLTQSELADETLLPARTVRYALTRLEEANAITARFSFTDARKQVYSLN; from the coding sequence ATGAGTACGACAAGCATGGACGACACCACCGCTGAGGCAATCGAAGATCTGCCGCCCAGCGCGAAACTCGTCGCAAAAGTCCTCGAACACAACGACACCCTCACGCAGAGTGAGCTCGCTGACGAAACCCTCCTCCCCGCCCGCACCGTCCGATACGCACTCACCCGCCTCGAAGAAGCAAACGCCATTACCGCTAGATTCTCATTCACTGACGCCCGCAAACAAGTCTACTCGCTCAACTAA
- a CDS encoding tubulin/FtsZ family protein, whose protein sequence is MELALVGIGEAGSRIVNRILAVEAETERTFSHGNALVCEISQTIPDDLDMIPEAQRFLIGDTHHAVDEQGVDGDPDLAVDVTRNDLPEIRRAFDSIPIHECDGILVVAGLGSGTGSGAGSVIIEDLQATYDEPVYALGVLPAESEGGQAAVNAGRALRSIVPAADSMLTFDRETWQPRVDEDGHNEATHALVARVVTLFAAGELDSSTVAENAVDSSDIIRTLAPGGLSSIGHAATKLDWDSSGVLARLLTWLGVRDEAEPQTTDAAKVKSLVRQAANSRLTVPCDIASAERALVVLSGPPEELSRRGFESARQWLEQETDTVEILAGDDPRNGSSTLEAVVLFSNVTDVPRIDALQQQAVDYQEDAGGDRDEAAMSPENQD, encoded by the coding sequence ATGGAACTCGCACTCGTTGGGATCGGCGAGGCCGGGAGTCGGATCGTCAATCGCATCCTCGCAGTGGAAGCGGAGACGGAGCGGACGTTCAGCCACGGCAACGCGCTCGTCTGCGAGATCTCTCAGACGATCCCCGACGACCTGGACATGATCCCCGAGGCGCAACGGTTCCTGATCGGCGACACCCACCATGCAGTCGACGAGCAGGGCGTCGACGGGGACCCCGACCTCGCTGTCGACGTCACGCGAAATGACTTGCCCGAGATACGGCGGGCGTTCGACTCGATCCCGATCCACGAATGCGACGGCATCCTCGTCGTTGCCGGGCTCGGCAGTGGCACCGGCAGCGGTGCCGGATCGGTCATTATCGAAGACCTGCAGGCTACGTACGACGAGCCGGTGTACGCGCTGGGCGTCCTCCCGGCCGAATCCGAGGGCGGGCAAGCGGCAGTTAATGCGGGTCGCGCGCTCCGCTCGATCGTGCCCGCAGCAGACAGCATGCTCACGTTCGACCGCGAAACCTGGCAGCCCCGGGTAGATGAAGATGGCCACAACGAGGCGACGCATGCGCTCGTGGCACGCGTCGTGACGCTGTTCGCGGCAGGCGAGCTCGATTCGTCGACGGTCGCGGAGAACGCGGTCGACTCGAGTGACATCATTCGCACGCTCGCCCCCGGCGGTCTCTCGTCGATCGGGCACGCCGCGACCAAACTTGACTGGGATTCATCCGGCGTCCTTGCTCGGTTGCTGACGTGGCTTGGTGTTCGCGACGAGGCGGAGCCCCAAACGACTGACGCCGCGAAGGTCAAATCGCTCGTCCGGCAGGCCGCCAACTCGCGGCTTACCGTCCCATGTGATATTGCGAGCGCGGAACGAGCGCTGGTCGTGCTCTCAGGACCGCCAGAGGAACTCTCGCGGCGCGGGTTCGAAAGCGCGCGCCAGTGGCTCGAACAGGAGACTGACACCGTCGAAATTCTCGCCGGTGACGACCCCCGAAACGGTTCATCTACCCTCGAAGCGGTCGTCCTCTTCTCGAATGTGACCGACGTCCCCCGGATCGACGCCCTCCAGCAACAGGCTGTCGACTACCAGGAAGACGCTGGTGGGGACCGCGACGAAGCGGCGATGTCACCAGAAAATCAGGACTAG
- a CDS encoding DUF7260 family protein — MLQPITLNVGNPGSHTRIDCLQEAHQKVAEEQELLRTEANAFSDFCARLDGIDCETKPREAVTSTSARHDTVAFHSDPVPPQGDTPIRDAYVETVMDTPHYEREYADSYWESITAEFGNEFAMMLDQAAVITPALKDHVLTAAQQSKEQRKQLISTLNREASALEEAHADLYTIAEETNAIRSRPFHDCTTAELQHLRADIDQLSAQCEELATRRQTSDLELRSVGAGLKNTLRRTKYFYESLETTHPILDPVATISDQLTTTTQRITDILATRTA, encoded by the coding sequence ATGCTCCAGCCGATCACGCTGAACGTCGGGAACCCGGGTTCGCACACGCGCATCGATTGCCTGCAGGAAGCACACCAGAAAGTCGCCGAAGAACAAGAGCTTCTACGTACGGAAGCAAACGCCTTCAGCGATTTCTGTGCCCGCCTTGACGGAATAGACTGCGAAACCAAACCCCGGGAGGCAGTCACTTCAACCTCAGCCAGACACGATACCGTCGCCTTCCACAGCGACCCAGTCCCGCCCCAAGGAGACACGCCAATTCGGGATGCGTACGTCGAGACCGTAATGGACACGCCACATTATGAACGAGAGTATGCGGATTCGTACTGGGAGAGCATCACTGCAGAGTTCGGGAACGAATTCGCGATGATGCTCGATCAGGCAGCAGTGATCACTCCAGCGTTGAAAGACCACGTGCTGACAGCAGCACAGCAGTCGAAAGAACAACGAAAACAGCTGATCTCGACACTCAACCGGGAAGCCTCCGCACTAGAGGAAGCGCACGCGGACCTGTATACGATCGCTGAAGAAACCAACGCGATCCGGTCGCGACCGTTTCACGACTGTACAACGGCTGAACTCCAGCACCTCCGCGCTGATATTGACCAGCTCTCCGCGCAGTGCGAAGAGCTCGCCACTCGCCGCCAAACCAGTGATCTGGAACTTCGCTCAGTTGGCGCTGGCCTCAAGAACACCCTTCGGCGAACTAAGTACTTCTACGAATCTCTGGAAACCACGCATCCCATCCTTGACCCCGTCGCCACCATCAGCGACCAACTCACAACTACTACCCAACGCATCACCGACATCCTCGCGACAAGAACCGCCTGA
- a CDS encoding DUF7537 family lipoprotein: protein MLNLNRSPFILIVLFVVLAGCSGQPITSGTTDVPDAATSTTTDHDTPQSTLAPGLTESGVTDAWALAQAHRDSLANTTYTERSQHTVRANGTLRRAVTTTLRQGQGDRYVYERYAHGTAALFPNLTVFRNDSTLVQRTAYDNGTVAYSGPEAAATPATDRYGNVYAVLSASPTTVEEAVAHNGTTRYRVMSTGPPTNSSAYAGVSNYTMTALVGPDGLVHEYTISYAETRGGQTVTVSTAVQFTARGKTVVQPPEWAADALVNS from the coding sequence ATGCTGAATCTGAATCGGTCCCCATTCATTCTGATTGTCCTCTTCGTCGTGCTCGCGGGGTGTAGTGGGCAACCGATCACGTCCGGGACAACCGATGTGCCGGACGCAGCAACCAGCACAACCACCGACCACGACACACCTCAGTCGACCCTCGCACCCGGCCTTACCGAGTCCGGTGTGACTGACGCGTGGGCGCTGGCACAAGCCCATCGCGACAGCCTCGCCAACACCACATACACTGAACGTAGCCAGCACACCGTACGAGCGAATGGCACGCTCCGCCGAGCGGTGACAACGACACTCCGGCAAGGACAGGGTGACCGGTACGTCTACGAGCGTTACGCTCACGGTACGGCCGCCTTGTTCCCGAATCTGACCGTATTTCGCAACGATTCGACGCTCGTACAACGGACAGCCTACGATAATGGCACCGTCGCGTATAGCGGCCCCGAGGCGGCCGCGACGCCCGCGACAGATCGCTATGGGAACGTCTACGCGGTGCTAAGCGCGAGTCCCACAACCGTCGAAGAGGCAGTCGCACACAACGGCACGACGCGCTACCGCGTGATGTCAACTGGTCCACCGACGAATTCATCGGCGTACGCAGGCGTCTCCAATTACACCATGACTGCGCTCGTTGGCCCCGATGGGCTCGTCCACGAGTACACCATCTCCTATGCCGAAACCCGGGGTGGCCAGACAGTTACTGTCAGTACTGCAGTGCAGTTCACTGCCCGAGGAAAGACGGTTGTTCAGCCGCCTGAATGGGCTGCAGACGCGCTCGTAAACAGCTGA
- a CDS encoding type IV pilin — protein sequence MEFKYAGGIYLVTHEFRTGENGGASSTKRFVENHRIPLGCVHTKHMKKITLEIPDRDERGVSPVIGVILMVAITVILAAVIASFVLGFGDSVSENVQAGADISENDDGTASATWISEGNAEELNVTAAGSDAVVLDDVGQSATIELGNVTGGDTEVVDNTITVDGTGSETVQVTVTAIGSGGSKTVVAQEEVTIDDGS from the coding sequence GTGGAGTTTAAGTACGCGGGAGGGATATACTTGGTTACGCACGAATTCAGAACCGGGGAAAACGGAGGGGCGAGCTCCACGAAGCGGTTTGTGGAGAACCACCGTATTCCTTTGGGATGCGTGCACACCAAACATATGAAGAAGATAACACTAGAGATCCCGGACCGCGACGAACGTGGCGTATCACCAGTCATCGGCGTCATCTTGATGGTCGCCATCACTGTTATTTTGGCCGCCGTTATCGCCAGCTTCGTGCTCGGCTTCGGCGACTCCGTGAGCGAGAACGTCCAAGCCGGCGCTGACATCAGCGAGAATGACGACGGAACTGCGAGTGCAACGTGGATTAGCGAGGGGAATGCCGAGGAACTCAACGTCACTGCTGCTGGAAGTGATGCAGTAGTTCTTGATGATGTTGGCCAATCAGCCACAATTGAATTAGGTAATGTAACCGGCGGGGACACCGAGGTAGTTGACAATACAATTACAGTCGATGGTACCGGAAGTGAGACTGTTCAGGTAACAGTCACCGCGATTGGTAGTGGTGGTTCGAAAACAGTTGTCGCTCAAGAGGAAGTTACTATTGACGACGGTAGCTAA
- a CDS encoding YeiH family protein, with the protein MTTTENGHRVTPLKRYVPGLLVLVGLALVAQVLGTQIPYVTPLVLAVVLGLLVGNTVSLPARIIPGIGTHNLWLAAGIVLMGARISLETLLGNGLVLLAVTICAVTVTIVVVEVLSRTVFDIPEKLGSLLAAGAGVCGVSAVVGVAGSIRANDEHIAYAAATILLFDILTLFVYPALGAFLGLSDQVFGIWAGITMFSTGPVTAAGFTFSETAGQWATITKLTRNILLGVIVGGYSLAYADSAHNERISLRVLWDSFPKFVLGFLAVMLLTSTSLIPDSVTQGLSAAYRWLFLVAFAGLGLSINISKLRTTGIQPVAIVLTTLVLVSAGTLAVLKLGI; encoded by the coding sequence ATGACTACAACAGAGAACGGCCACCGTGTGACACCTCTGAAACGGTATGTGCCGGGGTTATTGGTGCTTGTCGGCCTCGCGTTAGTCGCACAAGTTCTGGGAACGCAAATCCCCTACGTGACACCGCTCGTGCTTGCTGTTGTGCTTGGCCTGCTCGTCGGGAATACGGTGTCACTACCAGCACGCATCATCCCTGGCATAGGAACACACAATCTCTGGCTCGCAGCCGGGATTGTCCTCATGGGCGCTCGGATATCGCTTGAAACACTGCTTGGGAACGGCCTGGTGTTGCTCGCGGTGACGATTTGTGCCGTTACTGTAACGATCGTGGTTGTTGAGGTGCTTAGCCGGACTGTCTTTGATATCCCGGAAAAGCTTGGGTCGCTGTTGGCTGCTGGTGCAGGGGTGTGTGGTGTCTCCGCAGTGGTTGGCGTTGCCGGAAGCATTCGCGCCAACGACGAACATATCGCGTACGCAGCCGCAACAATCCTCCTCTTCGATATTCTCACGCTGTTTGTCTATCCGGCACTGGGGGCGTTCCTCGGGTTGAGTGATCAGGTGTTTGGGATCTGGGCGGGGATCACGATGTTCAGTACCGGGCCGGTGACCGCAGCCGGGTTCACGTTCTCAGAAACCGCCGGGCAGTGGGCGACAATTACGAAACTCACGCGAAACATCCTCCTTGGCGTCATCGTCGGCGGGTACTCGCTGGCCTACGCTGACTCCGCCCACAACGAGAGGATTTCTCTGCGAGTCCTCTGGGATTCCTTCCCGAAATTCGTGCTTGGATTCTTAGCGGTGATGCTACTAACCTCAACATCGCTGATCCCAGACTCTGTAACTCAAGGATTGAGTGCTGCCTACCGCTGGCTATTCTTGGTTGCGTTTGCCGGACTTGGCCTGAGCATCAACATCTCGAAACTCCGAACAACAGGCATCCAACCAGTTGCAATAGTGTTGACCACGCTTGTCCTGGTTAGCGCGGGTACACTAGCCGTCCTCAAACTCGGGATTTGA
- a CDS encoding tubulin/FtsZ family protein — MKLATIGVGNAGSKIVDRMLEFESRTDRNLCQHVHAINTARTDLAKPDYIPEDRRILIGDTNQKAKGHGVGGDVEVGAEVASADIEEIRRAFDDIEIHEVDAMLVVAGLGGGTGSGGGPVVIDALQKMYDEPVYGLGVLPGEFEGGRPALNAARSLQSFVTKVDNFIGFDNDAWRAREQTIEEGYEQMNRELAARLVTLLAAGETDDSEVAENAMDSSDIIRTLDTGGVSTIGYAATQVDNDAGEGLLDRWSGDQTTQQDDGSNATKIQGLVRRAVNSRLTVPAEISSADRVLVVVSGPPSEFSRKGIESARQWLEQEADTVEVLVGDDPRKQSPQLAVAVLLSNVTETPRIDAIQNQAVDAQEKIAEQEAVREEEINNLITDENDDLDPVV; from the coding sequence ATGAAGCTCGCCACAATCGGCGTCGGGAACGCCGGGAGCAAGATCGTCGATCGGATGCTCGAGTTCGAATCACGCACCGATCGCAACCTCTGTCAGCACGTCCACGCGATTAACACGGCACGGACGGACCTCGCCAAGCCCGACTACATTCCCGAGGACCGACGAATCCTGATCGGTGACACGAATCAGAAAGCCAAAGGCCACGGGGTCGGCGGCGACGTGGAAGTTGGCGCGGAAGTCGCCTCGGCGGACATCGAAGAGATCCGGCGGGCGTTCGACGATATCGAAATTCACGAAGTCGACGCGATGCTCGTAGTGGCAGGCCTCGGCGGCGGCACCGGTAGCGGTGGCGGTCCGGTCGTCATCGACGCGCTCCAAAAGATGTACGACGAACCCGTGTACGGCCTCGGCGTGCTGCCCGGCGAGTTCGAAGGCGGGCGCCCGGCGTTGAACGCCGCGCGATCGCTGCAGTCGTTCGTCACGAAGGTCGACAACTTCATCGGCTTCGACAACGACGCCTGGCGGGCTCGCGAACAGACGATCGAGGAGGGCTACGAGCAGATGAACCGCGAGCTGGCAGCCCGACTGGTCACGCTGCTCGCGGCCGGCGAAACGGACGACTCGGAAGTCGCCGAGAACGCGATGGACTCCAGCGACATCATCCGTACCCTCGACACGGGTGGGGTGTCGACGATCGGGTACGCTGCGACCCAAGTCGATAACGACGCGGGCGAAGGTCTCCTCGACCGGTGGAGCGGCGACCAGACCACCCAACAGGATGACGGGAGTAACGCGACGAAAATCCAGGGGCTCGTGCGTCGCGCCGTCAACTCCCGGCTCACGGTGCCCGCCGAAATCTCCAGCGCCGACCGCGTCCTCGTCGTGGTGTCGGGGCCGCCGAGCGAGTTCTCCCGGAAAGGCATCGAAAGCGCGCGCCAGTGGCTCGAACAGGAAGCCGACACGGTGGAAGTGCTCGTGGGTGACGACCCGCGCAAGCAGTCGCCACAGCTCGCCGTGGCCGTCCTGCTCTCGAACGTCACGGAAACCCCGCGAATCGACGCAATCCAGAATCAGGCTGTCGACGCCCAGGAGAAGATCGCCGAGCAGGAAGCCGTCCGCGAGGAGGAGATTAACAACCTGATTACCGACGAAAACGACGATCTCGACCCGGTCGTCTAA
- a CDS encoding orc1/cdc6 family replication initiation protein: MAGPFSDVEQTIFAAKEVLSEDHQPDQILERDEEIDDYRYALQDVLFGRTPQNVMLYGKAGLGKTAVTKYMMEALQSEVKDRPDADELHVHQRNCNGKTVYTVVRNLVNELLPDTASDFPKRGLGTGDAFEELYTQLDRLGGTHLIVFDEIDHLDNVDTLLYELPRARSIGHITNSKVGVIGISNNYTFRQSLSPKVKDTLMETEISFSPYNAIELRTILTERAEQAFVDGVCDESAIAKAAAIAAKDRGNARQAIDLLRVGGEVAKRQGDDFVDDTHITEAQELVQRGRLSNRIRDQTQHAQLLLETVAYLEQRGETPTRSKTIKNQYEEVAQSHAADPLTTLKSIQNHLSDLHMLGFLHRDGQNHGEGGGRYYEYGLDLDPEIILDIRRDIDEQLP; encoded by the coding sequence ATGGCTGGGCCATTCAGTGACGTCGAGCAGACGATTTTTGCTGCCAAAGAAGTTCTTTCTGAAGACCACCAACCAGATCAAATTCTCGAACGCGACGAGGAGATCGACGACTACCGATACGCCCTCCAGGACGTCCTCTTTGGCCGCACTCCCCAGAACGTAATGCTGTACGGGAAAGCAGGCCTCGGGAAAACCGCAGTGACGAAATACATGATGGAGGCGCTGCAAAGCGAGGTCAAAGACCGACCGGACGCCGACGAACTCCACGTCCACCAGCGGAATTGCAACGGGAAAACAGTGTATACCGTTGTTCGCAACCTCGTCAACGAGTTACTTCCAGACACTGCCAGTGACTTCCCGAAACGAGGGCTTGGCACAGGCGATGCCTTCGAGGAACTCTATACGCAACTTGATCGACTCGGCGGCACCCATCTCATCGTCTTCGACGAAATTGATCATCTCGATAATGTCGATACGCTCCTGTACGAGTTGCCGCGTGCACGATCAATCGGGCATATTACGAATTCGAAGGTCGGCGTCATCGGCATCAGTAACAACTACACGTTCCGGCAATCGCTCTCCCCGAAAGTCAAAGACACCCTGATGGAGACTGAGATCTCGTTCAGTCCGTATAACGCGATCGAGCTTCGAACGATTCTCACCGAACGTGCCGAACAAGCATTTGTTGACGGTGTTTGTGACGAATCAGCGATAGCAAAAGCAGCAGCGATCGCCGCAAAAGACCGCGGCAATGCACGCCAAGCAATCGACCTGCTTCGAGTTGGCGGAGAAGTTGCAAAGCGACAGGGAGACGACTTCGTCGACGACACCCACATTACGGAAGCCCAAGAACTCGTCCAGCGAGGCCGCCTCAGCAATCGCATTCGCGACCAAACCCAACACGCCCAACTCCTCCTCGAAACTGTCGCCTACCTCGAACAACGTGGAGAGACCCCCACTCGATCAAAGACAATTAAAAACCAGTATGAAGAGGTTGCACAATCCCACGCAGCAGACCCACTCACCACGCTCAAAAGCATTCAAAACCACTTATCAGACCTTCACATGCTCGGCTTCCTCCATCGAGATGGCCAAAATCACGGGGAAGGCGGTGGCCGATACTACGAATACGGCCTCGATCTTGACCCCGAAATCATCCTCGACATCAGACGCGACATCGACGAACAACTACCCTAA
- a CDS encoding RNA-guided endonuclease InsQ/TnpB family protein produces the protein MVWEVTRTVRVRLDVPDDRKSDLHATNKKFQYCANRTSEWAWRYLDEDCVTSKNKAEAAIYDDLREETDSLHANLVQKAIKRATDDIDNCVDRLAEGENTSQPEYDTFSIVYDKRAATYYRDKVSLATVNGRVECDYDLPENPDGTPHGQYLLNDDYSFSTSTVHYDSEADEFYLHAAMEQEVDASSPEKAQDSRVLGVDCNVNDHIAATSTGAFIGNADYLNHQRREFEKRRASLQQTGTRSAHVTYQRIGGRFGRWSEDYLHQCSKQLVVEAQRHGCTHIAFEDLEQIRDRISDGKKFQQWAFRKLQEQTANKAELAGIVVETVEPSYTSQQCSKCGCTLEENRNGQQFECLDCSYSVNADYNAAKNVARKLALKLQRGQKSPAGGAFCQYALKSGVMTVSATEVASDTPVSAERESTDKPTPLGVGH, from the coding sequence ATGGTGTGGGAGGTAACGCGAACGGTGCGGGTTCGCCTTGACGTGCCCGACGACCGGAAGAGCGACCTCCACGCCACCAACAAGAAATTCCAATACTGTGCCAACCGTACTAGTGAGTGGGCGTGGCGCTATCTCGACGAAGACTGCGTCACCAGCAAAAACAAAGCTGAAGCCGCCATCTACGACGACCTCCGCGAAGAAACCGACTCCCTCCACGCCAATCTCGTCCAAAAAGCGATCAAACGCGCCACCGACGACATCGACAACTGCGTAGACAGGCTGGCCGAGGGTGAGAACACCAGCCAGCCCGAATACGACACCTTCAGCATCGTCTACGACAAGCGAGCCGCCACCTACTACCGTGACAAAGTGAGCCTCGCCACCGTCAACGGCCGTGTCGAATGCGACTACGACCTCCCGGAGAATCCAGACGGCACACCACACGGTCAGTACCTCCTCAACGACGACTACTCATTTTCGACGAGTACCGTACATTACGATAGTGAGGCAGATGAGTTCTACCTGCATGCGGCGATGGAGCAAGAGGTCGACGCGAGCAGTCCTGAGAAAGCCCAGGATTCGAGAGTCCTGGGCGTGGACTGCAACGTCAACGACCACATCGCCGCCACCAGCACCGGTGCGTTCATCGGCAACGCCGACTACCTCAACCACCAACGCCGCGAGTTCGAGAAGCGTCGTGCCAGCCTCCAACAGACTGGCACGCGCAGCGCGCACGTGACGTATCAGCGCATCGGTGGCAGGTTCGGTCGCTGGAGTGAGGATTACCTGCATCAGTGCTCCAAACAACTCGTTGTAGAAGCCCAACGCCATGGCTGCACGCACATCGCGTTCGAGGATCTCGAGCAGATTCGCGATCGTATCAGTGATGGGAAGAAGTTCCAGCAGTGGGCGTTCCGCAAACTGCAGGAACAAACAGCGAATAAAGCAGAACTGGCTGGAATCGTTGTCGAGACAGTCGAACCGTCGTACACGAGCCAGCAGTGCTCGAAATGCGGCTGTACGCTCGAGGAAAACCGCAACGGCCAACAGTTCGAGTGCTTGGACTGCTCGTACTCGGTGAATGCGGATTATAATGCGGCGAAGAATGTTGCGCGGAAACTTGCACTCAAACTCCAGCGGGGGCAGAAGTCCCCCGCTGGAGGGGCGTTCTGTCAGTACGCCCTGAAGTCGGGGGTGATGACCGTGAGCGCTACTGAAGTGGCGTCCGACACCCCAGTGTCGGCAGAACGGGAGTCCACTGACAAGCCCACCCCTTTAGGGGTGGGTCACTGA
- a CDS encoding antitoxin VapB family protein produces the protein MGTKQVRVSERLYARVEDEKREGESFSDALERMVDDYGLLDFAEDVEEASDAWDTEALEADFEADDGANRKALDEELPSVTHP, from the coding sequence ATGGGAACGAAGCAAGTTCGGGTGAGTGAGCGGCTGTACGCTCGCGTTGAAGACGAAAAACGCGAGGGAGAGTCGTTCAGTGACGCGCTCGAACGGATGGTTGACGACTACGGCCTGCTCGATTTCGCGGAAGACGTCGAGGAAGCCAGCGATGCGTGGGACACGGAAGCGCTTGAAGCCGACTTCGAGGCTGACGACGGCGCAAATCGCAAGGCTCTCGACGAGGAGCTTCCGTCAGTGACCCACCCCTAA
- a CDS encoding IS4 family transposase: MRRLTTLFPSEFLEEHAEELGVVEREGKLQIPVLVWALVFGFAAGESRTLAGFRRCYNSTADETISPGGFHQRLTPTLAEYLRDLVERGLDEVAVPNAVDADIDRFRDVMIADGTVLRLHEFLSDEFQARHEEQAGAKLHLLHNATEQTIERLDVTDEKAHDSTLFKTGSWLQGRLVLFDLAYFKYRRFALIDENDGYFVSRLKQNANPVITEELREWRGRAIPLEGKQIHDVVDDLSRKYIDVEVEAEFKRGQYEGTRSLDTKRFRVVGVRDEDADDYHLYITNLSREEFFPEDLATLYRCRWEVETLFRELKTQYELDEFDTSDPDIVRILLYAALLSLLVSRELLDLVTEQADDEIVFPPERWAATFRSHAQLILHELGEYLGYSPPPLLERLIEDAQKIHQQRPVLQETLATATQPRCES; this comes from the coding sequence ATGCGTCGGCTCACTACTCTCTTTCCCTCCGAGTTCCTCGAAGAGCACGCCGAGGAACTCGGCGTGGTCGAGCGAGAGGGCAAGCTTCAGATTCCCGTCCTCGTGTGGGCGCTCGTGTTCGGCTTCGCCGCAGGCGAGAGCCGAACACTCGCCGGGTTCAGACGCTGCTACAACTCCACAGCTGATGAAACGATCTCTCCCGGTGGATTCCATCAGCGGCTGACGCCGACGTTGGCAGAGTATCTCCGCGACCTCGTCGAGCGTGGTCTCGACGAGGTCGCTGTTCCCAACGCTGTTGACGCTGATATCGACCGATTCAGAGACGTGATGATCGCTGATGGAACGGTGTTGCGGTTGCACGAATTCCTCTCTGATGAGTTCCAAGCCCGTCACGAGGAGCAGGCTGGAGCGAAGCTCCACCTGCTCCACAACGCCACCGAGCAGACGATTGAACGACTCGACGTGACCGACGAAAAAGCGCACGACAGCACGCTGTTCAAAACGGGCTCGTGGCTCCAAGGACGGCTCGTTCTGTTCGATCTAGCGTACTTCAAGTACCGCCGGTTCGCGTTAATCGACGAGAACGACGGCTACTTCGTGAGTCGGCTGAAGCAGAACGCGAATCCGGTGATAACGGAGGAATTACGGGAATGGCGCGGGCGCGCCATTCCCTTAGAGGGCAAGCAGATCCACGATGTGGTCGATGATCTCTCTCGGAAGTACATCGACGTTGAGGTCGAAGCGGAGTTCAAGCGAGGCCAGTACGAAGGAACGCGGTCGCTGGACACGAAGCGGTTCCGCGTCGTCGGCGTCCGTGACGAGGACGCCGACGACTACCATCTGTATATCACGAATCTATCGCGAGAGGAGTTCTTCCCGGAGGATTTAGCAACGCTGTATCGGTGTCGGTGGGAGGTAGAAACGCTGTTTCGTGAACTGAAGACGCAGTACGAGTTGGACGAGTTCGACACAAGCGACCCGGATATCGTGAGAATTCTGCTGTATGCGGCGTTGCTGTCGCTGCTGGTGAGTCGTGAGCTGTTGGATCTGGTGACCGAGCAGGCTGATGACGAGATCGTGTTTCCGCCAGAACGCTGGGCGGCGACCTTCCGGTCGCACGCCCAGCTCATCCTCCACGAACTCGGTGAGTATCTCGGTTACTCACCACCGCCGTTGCTGGAGCGGCTGATCGAGGATGCTCAGAAGATTCACCAGCAACGACCGGTCTTACAGGAGACGCTCGCTACCGCTACACAACCGAGGTGTGAGTCTTAG